The following proteins come from a genomic window of Synechococcus sp. NB0720_010:
- a CDS encoding urease subunit beta, giving the protein MAALIPGELIPEPGELELNSGRPITTVLVANTGDRPVQVGSHFHFFEANAALQFDREATRGQRLDIPAGTAIRFEPGDSREVQLIPFAGGRRVFGFNGLINGPLD; this is encoded by the coding sequence ATGGCTGCACTCATTCCCGGCGAACTGATTCCCGAACCAGGGGAGCTGGAACTCAACAGCGGACGCCCCATCACCACGGTGCTGGTGGCAAACACCGGAGATCGCCCCGTTCAGGTGGGCTCCCACTTCCACTTCTTTGAGGCCAATGCCGCCCTGCAGTTCGACCGCGAGGCCACCCGGGGACAACGGCTCGACATTCCTGCGGGCACGGCGATCCGCTTTGAGCCTGGCGACAGCCGGGAAGTGCAGCTGATTCCCTTCGCAGGCGGACGACGCGTCTTTGGCTTCAACGGCCTGATCAACGGCCCCCTCGACTGA
- a CDS encoding urease accessory protein UreD: MAESQSTWRGRVALQFERRGSAGGERTIHQGQASSPLKLQRAQWQSSGHCELPILHTAGGLVGGDELEISAQLAPQSQALLTSVAAQKVYGSVGRSRQQPQGRWARQALRFELKQGSQLEWLPQELVLYANGLFEQTCRIELEPGASFLGAEVVRLGRTAAGESLEQGCWRSALEIHRSGANGGRWELVDRLELKDAALTGEHGMAAQPVFGSLAWIAGDPLPPAAMEELLDTCRQQRAGLEGTMACGALEQGLVARYRGPSSQAARFWFCRIWALLRSAQGQAQPELPRVWPFQENPLAQGAECSA, encoded by the coding sequence GCAATCCACCTGGAGGGGACGTGTCGCGCTCCAGTTCGAGCGAAGGGGCTCTGCGGGGGGCGAACGGACCATTCACCAAGGACAGGCCAGCTCCCCGCTCAAATTGCAGCGCGCCCAGTGGCAGAGCAGTGGCCACTGCGAGCTGCCGATCCTGCACACCGCCGGGGGCTTGGTCGGTGGTGACGAACTCGAGATCAGCGCCCAGCTCGCACCCCAGAGCCAGGCCCTACTCACCAGCGTCGCAGCCCAGAAGGTCTACGGAAGCGTTGGACGCTCCCGCCAACAACCGCAGGGACGCTGGGCTCGGCAGGCCTTGAGGTTTGAACTCAAACAGGGCAGCCAACTCGAATGGCTTCCGCAGGAGCTGGTGCTCTACGCCAATGGCCTGTTCGAGCAGACCTGCCGTATCGAGCTGGAACCGGGTGCCAGCTTCCTCGGAGCGGAGGTCGTGCGCCTGGGGCGAACCGCCGCGGGGGAGTCCCTCGAGCAGGGCTGCTGGCGTTCCGCCCTGGAGATCCACCGCAGCGGAGCCAACGGCGGACGCTGGGAATTGGTCGATCGCCTGGAGCTCAAGGATGCAGCGCTGACGGGGGAACATGGCATGGCAGCCCAGCCGGTCTTCGGCTCCCTGGCCTGGATCGCCGGGGACCCACTCCCCCCAGCCGCCATGGAGGAACTCCTTGATACCTGCCGCCAGCAGCGCGCTGGTCTCGAAGGAACCATGGCCTGCGGCGCCCTCGAGCAGGGCCTGGTAGCCCGCTATCGCGGCCCCTCCAGCCAAGCCGCCCGGTTCTGGTTTTGCCGCATCTGGGCCTTACTTCGCTCAGCGCAAGGGCAAGCCCAGCCGGAACTTCCCCGGGTCTGGCCCTTTCAGGAAAACCCCTTGGCGCAGGGGGCTGAGTGTTCAGCCTGA
- a CDS encoding formate/nitrite transporter family protein, giving the protein MDYVLPNELVDGMIAAGGKKATVSVKNLLIRGFYSGAILGLAVILALTVAAQSKMPFLGSLLFPFGFASIVLFGMELVTGNFALLPMSVWAGKASWSATFRNWAWVWIGNFIGTAVVALIMWASLTSAGTVEPLAAADGGKGWQVVAATIIKLNKLNVVTKYEALGSTGFFLAFLRGMVANWLVCLGVTMALVSKSVPGKLLACWLPITAFQTMGMEHIVVNQFLHTAGPLLGSGVSFGKVIVWNFIPVTLGNIVGGMVFIGMLFYSTHRTKMPNVLPSEHDDKLERELAAELGAR; this is encoded by the coding sequence ATGGACTATGTCCTACCCAACGAATTAGTCGACGGCATGATTGCTGCCGGCGGCAAAAAAGCAACCGTCAGCGTCAAGAACCTGCTGATCCGCGGTTTCTATTCCGGAGCCATCCTCGGTCTCGCCGTGATCCTGGCCCTGACCGTGGCCGCCCAGAGCAAGATGCCCTTCCTGGGCTCGCTGCTCTTCCCCTTCGGCTTCGCCAGCATCGTCCTCTTCGGCATGGAGCTGGTCACCGGCAACTTCGCCCTGCTGCCCATGAGCGTCTGGGCCGGCAAGGCGAGCTGGAGCGCCACCTTCCGCAACTGGGCCTGGGTCTGGATTGGCAACTTCATCGGCACCGCCGTTGTTGCCCTGATCATGTGGGCCAGCCTGACCAGCGCCGGCACCGTTGAGCCCCTGGCCGCTGCCGACGGCGGTAAGGGCTGGCAGGTTGTGGCCGCCACGATCATCAAGCTCAACAAGCTGAATGTGGTCACCAAGTACGAAGCCCTTGGCAGCACTGGCTTCTTCCTCGCCTTCCTGCGGGGCATGGTCGCCAACTGGCTGGTCTGCCTGGGCGTGACCATGGCCCTGGTGAGCAAGAGCGTTCCCGGCAAGCTGCTGGCCTGCTGGCTGCCGATCACGGCCTTCCAAACGATGGGCATGGAGCACATCGTGGTGAACCAGTTCCTGCATACCGCCGGCCCCCTGCTGGGCTCCGGTGTGTCCTTCGGCAAGGTGATCGTCTGGAACTTCATCCCCGTCACCCTCGGCAACATCGTGGGCGGGATGGTCTTCATCGGGATGCTCTTCTACAGCACCCACCGCACCAAGATGCCCAACGTTCTCCCCAGTGAGCACGACGACAAGCTGGAGCGGGAACTGGCCGCCGAGCTGGGGGCTCGCTGA
- a CDS encoding ferredoxin--nitrite reductase, whose protein sequence is MVATPTMSNANEIPSALPSWLEGKKLNKIEQNKADKDGLLVGSEIETFAKLGWENVDETDLQLRLKWYGMFWRPKTPGLFMMRLRVPNGVISAEQLRVVGNIVARYGSNGSADITTRQNIQMRGILLEDLPEILGQLKAVGLTTIQSAFDNPRNVTGNPIAGIDPLEIVDTRPYTQELENFLTSNHQGNPEFSNLPRKWNTAVAGARDNFLLHNDIAFHPVERNGEMGFGVWIGGILSSQMNAYAIPLNAWVKPDQICAITEAVIKIWRDNGERDKRPKGRFRLYLDEVGLEAFRAMVEERFGPLTPDPGSVFDAEPRSHYGIHPQKQQDLHYAGVHVPVGRLLAEDFQDIAALAERHGDGSVRLTEDQNVIFTGISSAQLQAFETEPLLQRFSLNPSHIAAGTVSCTGNSYCSFALTNTKDQALAAAEALDRELVLPEELKIHWTGCPNTCGQAYMGAIGLTGTKTKQPDGGMGEGYNITIGGSQGANPQIGEMHRKGVPASEIQAVLKEVLIEQFGAKPRT, encoded by the coding sequence ATGGTGGCGACGCCAACGATGTCCAACGCAAACGAGATACCCAGCGCACTACCGAGCTGGCTCGAAGGTAAGAAGCTCAATAAGATTGAGCAGAACAAAGCTGACAAAGACGGCCTACTCGTCGGCAGCGAAATCGAGACGTTCGCCAAACTTGGATGGGAGAACGTCGATGAGACGGATCTTCAGCTTCGACTGAAGTGGTACGGAATGTTCTGGAGACCCAAAACTCCAGGGCTGTTCATGATGCGCCTGCGGGTTCCCAACGGGGTGATCTCCGCAGAGCAGCTTCGGGTCGTCGGCAACATCGTGGCTCGCTACGGCAGCAACGGAAGCGCTGACATCACCACGCGCCAAAACATCCAAATGCGCGGCATCCTCCTGGAGGACCTGCCAGAGATTCTGGGTCAACTCAAAGCGGTTGGCCTGACCACCATCCAATCGGCCTTCGACAACCCCAGGAACGTCACCGGAAATCCCATTGCCGGCATTGACCCCCTGGAGATTGTCGACACTCGCCCGTACACCCAGGAGCTCGAAAACTTCCTCACGAGCAACCACCAGGGCAACCCCGAGTTCTCCAACCTTCCGCGGAAGTGGAATACGGCTGTCGCTGGTGCACGCGACAACTTCCTGCTCCACAACGACATCGCCTTCCACCCCGTTGAGCGCAACGGCGAGATGGGCTTCGGCGTCTGGATCGGCGGCATCCTCTCCTCCCAGATGAATGCCTATGCCATTCCCTTGAATGCTTGGGTCAAGCCAGATCAAATCTGTGCGATCACCGAAGCCGTGATCAAGATCTGGAGGGACAACGGCGAGCGGGACAAGCGTCCAAAGGGTCGCTTCCGTCTGTATCTCGACGAGGTTGGCCTGGAGGCTTTCCGGGCCATGGTGGAAGAACGCTTTGGTCCGCTGACCCCAGATCCAGGTTCAGTCTTCGACGCTGAACCCCGCTCCCACTACGGCATCCACCCCCAGAAGCAGCAGGACCTGCACTACGCCGGTGTCCATGTTCCCGTCGGACGCCTGCTCGCCGAAGACTTCCAAGACATTGCCGCCCTTGCCGAGCGCCATGGCGACGGCAGCGTGCGCCTGACGGAAGATCAAAACGTGATCTTTACCGGCATCAGCAGCGCTCAACTCCAGGCCTTTGAAACGGAACCACTGCTGCAGCGCTTCAGCCTGAACCCCAGCCACATTGCCGCTGGCACCGTCAGCTGCACCGGCAACAGCTACTGCAGCTTTGCCCTCACCAACACCAAGGATCAAGCCCTCGCTGCTGCTGAAGCGCTGGATCGTGAATTGGTCCTTCCGGAGGAACTGAAGATCCACTGGACGGGCTGCCCCAACACCTGCGGCCAGGCCTACATGGGCGCCATTGGTCTCACCGGAACCAAAACCAAACAGCCCGATGGCGGCATGGGCGAGGGCTACAACATCACCATTGGCGGCTCCCAAGGTGCCAACCCTCAAATCGGCGAGATGCACCGCAAAGGAGTTCCCGCCAGTGAAATCCAAGCGGTGCTGAAAGAGGTTCTCATTGAACAGTTTGGCGCCAAGCCCAGGACGTAA
- a CDS encoding urease subunit gamma has protein sequence MHLTPQEKDKLLIVTAALLAERRLNRGLKLNHPEAVAWLSFLVLEGARDGKTVAELMAEGTTWLSRDQVMEGIPELVHEVQIEAVFPDGTKLVTLHDPIR, from the coding sequence ATGCATCTGACCCCTCAGGAGAAGGACAAGCTCCTGATCGTCACCGCGGCCCTTTTGGCCGAACGCCGGTTGAACCGCGGCCTCAAGCTCAACCATCCCGAGGCGGTGGCCTGGCTGAGTTTCCTCGTGCTCGAAGGGGCCCGGGACGGAAAAACCGTGGCGGAACTCATGGCCGAGGGAACCACCTGGCTGAGCCGAGATCAGGTGATGGAGGGCATCCCTGAGCTGGTCCACGAAGTCCAGATCGAGGCGGTGTTTCCCGACGGCACCAAGCTCGTGACCCTGCATGACCCCATTCGCTGA
- a CDS encoding APC family permease: protein MALSRSLGLRSLTLAVVSGTIGSGWLFAPFYAARSAGAASLIAWLLGGVLAFGLAMVFAELGALVPSSGALAQIPMLSHGRLAGFIGGWCAWVAYLALPTIEVLAMIEYLASDLPWLTLDGGQGQVLSPWGMAFAALLLVLMTWVNLAGVRTLARWIDTLTSWKLVIPLLISAVLMLSASDWSNLLVTVGAPGAGENWLPGIVHAISSGGILFSLLGFRTAMDLAGEARDPQRTVPLAMGLGLGLSIAIYLALQLAFLVAVPHSSLGAGWGALQLSAHGGPLAAIAMGLGLSWVVGLLLSDAVISPGATAMTYLGLSGRVAWMMGSLRLLPRRLEHLNRQAVPSTALILSLVIGVVMLLLGPSWQQIVSFLTACLVIALAVGPVSLLALRQQLPTAHRAFALPAAALVCPLTFMAASWAVLWCGRTAVEGAISLVLVPALIFTGVNRWQGRPLDGTHGRWWFGYLIGLLLIAELSGSNRLIPGGELTQIALASAFSLAVFPFAVRSRLPQVSSEAQVQIN, encoded by the coding sequence ATGGCCCTGTCGCGCAGCCTCGGCCTGCGCAGCCTGACCCTGGCGGTGGTGAGCGGCACCATCGGCTCGGGCTGGCTGTTCGCACCCTTCTATGCCGCCCGCAGCGCCGGGGCCGCGAGCCTGATCGCTTGGCTCCTGGGCGGAGTGCTGGCCTTTGGCCTGGCCATGGTCTTCGCCGAACTCGGGGCACTGGTGCCCAGCTCCGGCGCCCTGGCGCAGATCCCCATGCTCAGCCATGGCCGCCTGGCCGGGTTCATCGGCGGATGGTGCGCCTGGGTGGCCTACCTGGCCCTTCCCACCATTGAGGTGCTGGCGATGATCGAGTACCTGGCAAGCGACCTGCCCTGGCTCACCCTCGATGGCGGCCAAGGCCAGGTGCTCAGTCCCTGGGGCATGGCCTTCGCCGCTCTGCTGCTGGTGCTGATGACCTGGGTGAACTTGGCGGGGGTGCGCACCCTGGCCCGCTGGATTGACACCCTGACCAGCTGGAAGCTGGTCATCCCCCTCCTGATTTCGGCCGTCCTGATGCTCAGCGCATCGGACTGGAGCAATCTGCTGGTGACCGTGGGAGCACCCGGCGCAGGGGAGAACTGGCTGCCGGGCATTGTTCATGCCATCAGCAGTGGCGGCATCCTCTTCAGCCTGCTGGGATTTCGCACCGCCATGGATTTGGCGGGTGAAGCCCGAGACCCCCAACGCACCGTGCCCCTGGCCATGGGCCTTGGACTGGGGCTCTCCATCGCCATCTATCTGGCGCTGCAGCTGGCCTTTCTCGTGGCGGTGCCCCACAGCAGCCTGGGCGCGGGCTGGGGAGCACTGCAGCTGAGCGCCCACGGCGGCCCCCTGGCGGCGATCGCCATGGGACTCGGTCTGAGCTGGGTCGTGGGGTTGCTGCTGAGTGATGCGGTGATCTCCCCGGGAGCGACCGCCATGACCTACTTGGGGCTCTCCGGCCGGGTGGCCTGGATGATGGGCAGCCTGCGTCTGTTGCCCAGACGGCTGGAGCATCTCAACCGCCAAGCCGTGCCCAGCACAGCACTCATCCTGAGCTTGGTGATTGGCGTTGTGATGCTGCTGCTTGGCCCCAGCTGGCAGCAGATCGTGAGCTTCCTGACCGCCTGCTTGGTGATTGCCTTGGCCGTTGGGCCCGTCAGCCTGCTGGCCCTCCGTCAGCAGCTCCCGACTGCCCATCGCGCCTTTGCGCTTCCTGCTGCCGCACTGGTCTGTCCGCTGACCTTCATGGCCGCCAGCTGGGCTGTGCTCTGGTGCGGACGCACAGCCGTTGAAGGCGCCATCAGCCTCGTCCTGGTTCCGGCCCTGATCTTTACGGGAGTCAACCGATGGCAAGGCCGACCGCTCGATGGGACGCATGGCCGTTGGTGGTTTGGCTACTTAATCGGCCTGCTGCTGATTGCCGAGCTGAGCGGCTCCAATCGCCTGATTCCCGGCGGCGAACTGACACAGATCGCTCTGGCCAGCGCCTTCTCCTTGGCCGTTTTCCCCTTCGCTGTGCGATCCCGCCTGCCGCAGGTCTCGAGCGAAGCCCAGGTCCAGATCAATTAA
- the ureC gene encoding urease subunit alpha has translation MPYRISRRQYAETYGPTTGDRLRLADTELILEVERDLTVYGDEVKFGGGKVIRDGMGQAQTTRAAGAVDTVITNALILDWWGIVKADIGIRDGRICGVGKAGNPDTQAGVDIVVGPGTEAIAGEGHILTAGSIDTHIHFICPQQIETALASGVTTLLGGGTGPATGTNATTCTPGAFHISRMLQAAEGLPVNLGFFGKGNASTPEAIEEQVQAGACGLKLHEDWGTTPAAIDCCLSVADRMDVQVCIHSDTLNEAGFVEDTIRAIGGRTIHTFHTEGAGGGHAPDIIKICGEANVLPSSTNPTRPYTRNTLEEHLDMLMVCHHLDPKIPEDVAFAESRIRRETIAAEDILHDIGAFSIIASDSQAMGRVGEVITRTFQTAHKMKVQRGALPEDSGRNDNTRLKRYIAKTTINPAIAHGLDQQVGSVEVGKLADLVLWKPGFFGVKPELVIKGGSIVWAQMGDANASIPTPGPVHGRPMFAAFGKALAPSCLTFVSQAALDNDVPRRLGLERSCVPVLNTRSGISKAAMKNNTALPKVEVDPQTYEVFANGELLSCEPAEVLPMAQRYFLL, from the coding sequence ATGCCATACCGGATTTCCCGCCGTCAGTACGCCGAGACCTACGGCCCCACCACCGGCGATCGCCTACGCCTGGCGGACACAGAGCTGATCCTTGAGGTGGAACGGGACCTCACCGTCTACGGCGATGAAGTGAAATTCGGCGGCGGCAAGGTCATCCGCGATGGCATGGGGCAAGCCCAGACCACGCGGGCAGCCGGAGCGGTGGACACAGTGATCACCAATGCCCTGATCCTCGACTGGTGGGGCATCGTCAAAGCCGACATCGGCATTCGCGATGGCCGCATCTGCGGCGTTGGCAAAGCGGGCAACCCGGATACCCAGGCAGGGGTCGACATCGTCGTGGGCCCAGGCACCGAAGCCATCGCCGGGGAGGGACACATCCTCACCGCGGGCTCGATCGACACCCACATTCACTTCATCTGCCCCCAGCAGATCGAAACGGCCTTGGCCAGTGGGGTGACCACCTTGCTCGGCGGCGGTACCGGCCCGGCGACGGGAACCAACGCCACCACCTGCACCCCCGGGGCCTTCCACATCAGCCGGATGTTGCAGGCCGCTGAGGGGCTGCCGGTCAACCTGGGCTTCTTTGGCAAGGGCAACGCCTCCACCCCAGAGGCGATTGAGGAGCAGGTCCAGGCCGGCGCTTGCGGGCTCAAGCTGCATGAGGACTGGGGCACCACTCCGGCGGCCATCGACTGCTGCTTGAGCGTTGCCGATCGGATGGATGTGCAGGTCTGTATCCACAGCGACACCCTCAATGAAGCGGGCTTTGTCGAGGACACGATCCGAGCCATCGGCGGCCGCACGATCCACACCTTCCACACCGAAGGGGCCGGTGGTGGTCACGCCCCCGACATCATCAAAATCTGCGGCGAAGCCAACGTCCTGCCGAGCAGCACGAACCCGACGCGCCCCTACACCCGCAACACGCTCGAGGAGCACCTCGACATGCTGATGGTGTGCCACCACCTCGATCCGAAGATTCCGGAGGATGTGGCCTTCGCCGAGTCGCGCATCCGCCGCGAGACCATCGCCGCCGAGGACATCCTTCACGACATCGGCGCCTTCTCAATCATCGCCAGCGACTCCCAGGCCATGGGCCGCGTCGGTGAGGTGATCACCCGCACCTTCCAGACGGCCCACAAGATGAAGGTGCAACGGGGCGCACTCCCCGAGGACAGCGGCCGCAACGACAACACCCGCCTGAAGCGCTACATCGCCAAGACCACCATCAACCCTGCCATCGCCCATGGCCTCGATCAGCAGGTGGGCTCTGTGGAAGTGGGCAAGTTGGCGGATCTGGTGCTGTGGAAGCCCGGCTTCTTTGGGGTGAAACCAGAGCTCGTGATCAAGGGGGGCTCCATCGTCTGGGCCCAGATGGGCGACGCCAACGCCTCCATCCCCACCCCTGGCCCCGTCCATGGACGGCCCATGTTTGCCGCCTTCGGGAAAGCCTTGGCCCCCAGTTGCCTCACCTTCGTGAGTCAAGCGGCCCTGGACAACGACGTACCCCGGAGACTGGGACTGGAACGCTCCTGCGTCCCGGTGCTCAATACCCGCAGTGGGATCAGCAAGGCGGCGATGAAAAACAACACCGCCCTGCCCAAGGTGGAGGTGGACCCCCAGACCTACGAGGTCTTTGCCAACGGCGAACTCCTCAGCTGCGAACCCGCCGAGGTGCTGCCGATGGCGCAGCGCTACTTCCTGCTCTAA
- the cobA gene encoding uroporphyrinogen-III C-methyltransferase, with product MTADVAGKVYLVGAGPGDPDLLTVKAQRLLSQCDALVYDSLVPREVLALVPDGAEQHFVGKRRGHHSVPQPSTNAVLVEMAKRHRCVVRLKGGDPFLFGRGGEEAAHLERHGIAVEVVPGVTAGIAAPAYVGIPVTHRRAGSSVTFVTGHEEIDKRRPGVDWRGLARSSDGLVIYMGLHNLPHICEELIAGGLDASTPAAAVQQGTVRGQKAVVSTLGGLAAAVQEAELASPSIVVIGDVVSQRVESCAPEPALVEMPIPLK from the coding sequence ATGACCGCTGACGTTGCCGGCAAGGTGTATCTGGTGGGGGCTGGTCCCGGTGATCCCGACCTCCTGACGGTCAAGGCCCAGCGTTTGCTCAGCCAGTGCGATGCCCTGGTCTATGACTCACTGGTGCCGCGCGAGGTCTTGGCCTTGGTGCCGGACGGTGCCGAGCAGCACTTCGTTGGGAAGCGCCGGGGCCATCACTCTGTGCCCCAACCCAGCACCAATGCCGTGCTGGTGGAGATGGCCAAGCGCCATCGCTGCGTGGTGCGCCTGAAGGGTGGGGATCCCTTTCTCTTTGGTCGTGGCGGTGAGGAGGCAGCCCACCTCGAGCGTCATGGGATCGCCGTTGAGGTGGTTCCCGGGGTGACGGCTGGGATCGCCGCCCCTGCCTATGTCGGCATTCCCGTGACCCACCGCCGTGCCGGCAGTTCAGTCACCTTCGTGACCGGTCACGAGGAGATTGATAAGCGTCGTCCTGGGGTGGATTGGCGCGGCTTAGCCCGCAGCAGTGATGGCCTGGTGATCTACATGGGCCTGCACAACCTGCCCCATATCTGTGAGGAGTTGATTGCCGGCGGCCTGGACGCCTCGACCCCTGCTGCTGCGGTGCAGCAAGGCACGGTGCGGGGGCAGAAGGCGGTGGTCTCCACCTTGGGTGGTTTGGCTGCAGCCGTTCAGGAGGCGGAGCTGGCCTCCCCGTCCATCGTGGTGATTGGCGATGTCGTCAGTCAGCGCGTTGAAAGCTGCGCCCCTGAGCCGGCCCTCGTGGAGATGCCGATTCCGCTCAAATAG
- the cynS gene encoding cyanase, with protein MAAPSPATITATLMAAKKAKGLSFADLEAALGRDEVWIASLFYCQSTASAEEAQKLAELLSLDHAITEALQSFPTKGGLDPVIPTDPLIYRFYEIMQVYGMPLKDVIQEKFGDGIMSAIDFTLDVDKVEDPAGNRVKVTMCGKFLPYKKW; from the coding sequence TTGGCAGCTCCCTCTCCCGCCACAATCACGGCGACGTTGATGGCGGCGAAGAAGGCCAAAGGGCTGAGCTTCGCTGATCTGGAGGCCGCCCTGGGTCGCGATGAAGTGTGGATCGCTTCGCTGTTCTACTGCCAGTCCACCGCTTCGGCTGAAGAAGCCCAAAAGCTGGCTGAACTGCTCAGTCTTGACCATGCCATTACTGAGGCACTGCAGTCGTTCCCGACCAAGGGCGGTCTGGATCCTGTGATCCCGACTGATCCGCTGATCTATCGCTTCTACGAGATCATGCAGGTGTACGGAATGCCCCTGAAGGACGTGATCCAAGAGAAGTTTGGTGATGGCATTATGAGCGCCATTGATTTCACCTTGGATGTGGACAAAGTTGAAGACCCTGCTGGTAACCGAGTGAAGGTCACCATGTGCGGCAAGTTCCTTCCTTATAAGAAATGGTGA